atcaacgggagttttgccactggcttgAATGGAGAGTGGAGTTAGGCCAATCAAAActgagtgcatttgaaaatcccaccctatatATCTAATGACGAGCCTGCCCCATTGTTACGTGGTCACCTAATGACTGACCCTACTGCAGTGCACATGAAGATGGTGGAATGGTTCCTGTGGGAGTCTCTTCAGGCATAAGTGGCTTTCAGATCCCAGCTTTTACTGTTGCATTTAACATAGTTACTGGCTTTTAACTTCCCTAGTTtaagataaaaaagaaaatatttgaaagcatcttgagtaataaaatctcatgcttcagggctgctGCTGATCACTGATAGGGTCAGGAAGGACACTTCTTTCCTGATCTGGCACTGAACATATGATATTATGGGAGGGAAGGGTGCTTCCTTTATTGGATTTAGGATACTCATAGACCTATGGCTTGCCCTAGTGTGGTATGGTGGGGATTACAGCTTGCTCAACATGTTGTCCTTTGCTCTGAACAGGTCAGCTTGTCATGGAGTCAGCATGTCAGGCGTTCCAGGATGGCTGCAATTTAGAAGGCTGATCAAGCTTTTCCCTGGCTGCTGTCCATGATAAACAGCAAAGGGATGAAAAGTTAAGGTGGCTTAGAAGGCTGGCAAGGGCTGTTGAGCTGTGTTCATCTACAGTGAACTTTCCCAAAAGCTCTGTAGTAGGCACAGAAAGGTGTTATCTATGATACTGCAAAGGTTTAGTGGGCTCATATGTCTTGCTTTCTGGCTGTAGATTTCCCTAGAGATACTCATCCCCACCTCTTGCCAGGCCATGATGGGCATTCCGCAGAGAAATACAGTTTAATTTACTTGTATACGATTCTTTTGCCCCCCCCCTTGCATGAAATCCCATTAGTTCTGACGAGATTCCAGGATGTGACATCACAAATACCGGAGGTCGCACTGCAGCCTGGGTAATCCATGGTAATCCATTGGATGTCGCCAAAAGATGCATTCTGGAATCGCATCAGAGAAGCAGGAAGTACTGAGAGGCTTTCCAAGAGGGCTAGAAAGAATTTGTAAAGGTTTACTTCTTATTATGAATTTGTcctgcagtagtgcctagaaggcagggccctgctgtgctgggcatcattTCTGTGCTGAATGCCTCCCACGGCAGTGTGATAAATAATAATCACACTTACAGAATGCACTTCATCGGTAGATCTCAAGGCACATTACAGAGATGAGTCACTATCATAAccctcagatggggaaactgagacatgccgcatctgagtgacttgcccaagctcacccagtgaatcagtggcagagagaGGACCGACACCATGACTCTGTCACCCTATTCACGTGCCTATGCTGCGTTCTCTCAGGGCGGGGGCATAAGGGATCGAAATCGCTGCTTAGCTCAGGTTTCATGCTTgatttgcagttcacctttaagcACCACTATTAAATTACCCCTTCCCATTTCGCACACACTATTCAACCTGCATCAACCCTCCTTTCACCTGACCAGATATCAATTCCAAGGAGCTAGAATGGCTGGACCTAACACCTCTGGCTCCTGCCCAGCCAGGACGTCCAAGCTACTCCAGGGCTGGCAGCTCTAAAGCATAGCAGTGTTGAGCTGTTAGCTAGAGATTCTCATTAAACCTTGTTAAAACTCGGCACAGGGCCCTGCCTACACTTTGGCCTCAGAAAGGCAAATATCCCCTCTAACTCCGTCGCCCTTTGCTCTCattccacctccccccacatcacTTCTGCTCCCCTCTTCCCTGAGCCAGCCACGTGTTTCTCCCCACTACACACTGCTGAGCAGCCTCACTCTCTGCACCCCAGACAGTCCTTCCCCCTGGCTGACTCTGGTCCCTGAGGGCTGCTCCGGTTTCCTTTCCTCTTGTGGTGCCGGTGCCGTGGCTCCTAGGAAAGGCAGCTGAGCTGGTTCTGCCTTGTTTCCAGCCTCTCTGGCTGCTTCCTTACACTGAGCCTGACACCTGCAGAACAGCTGGAAACCAGTGAGCTGGCCCATGAGCAGGGAGCTGTCTGCAAAGCAGCAGCAAGAGCTCTGCACCACTGCCCTGGACGCTGAAGCTCAAACACCCCTGGGGCCCGATCCTGTGAGGCACGTTCAGATGCACAGTTCTTCACCCGAGCCATGCCCCTGATGTCAGTGGGATTCCCGCGGGGGGCAAAGGCCACTCGCGCTGAGAAGGGCTGCGCGATCGGGCCTGCAGGCTGGGTCTAGCACCGAGCTGGAGCATGTGATGtgctttctacaccagcagactGCCAGCATTTTGAATGTGGACAGAGGCAGGACCTCCCCTGGCCACAGAGGAAGGTTTAGACCGTGTTCATACACAGTTTCTGTACCCAGGTTACCAGCAGCAGCTCTGATCGTTTACACTGGAAGAAGTTTAATAATTGATTAACTCTCTTCTCACGCTTCCTACTGCTTGCTTATTTTCCACACGTCCAGTGGGGTTGGACTGGGTCCCTTTGTTCCAGTACTGACCATCTGCTGAGCACTAAGATGCAACTTACTAAATACATCACTAAATAGCCATTGCCTTCCATGCTGACCCATATGAACCTCTTGTTTCCTTGTGCCCCCTTgtctgcctgcctgtctgtctcCACGTGTTGTCTTTTGTTatatttagattggaagctccttggggcagggactgccttttttgttcggtgtttgtacagggcctggcacaactgggtcctgggccatgactgcaGCTCCTTGACGCTGCCACAGTGTACATAAATACATTAATTATCCTAATAGTTATTAACAGACGTGCTTTGGACATACtgtaatttttcttttctatacAGCAAAGGACAAAAGCGCCAGATTCCTTAATTATTTCTCACTCAGTTCTTTGGGCCAGGACCTCAGCGGGGGAAAACAGGTACAACCTCATATGATTTCAGTGGTACCagtctgatttacaccagctgaggatctgagctggtgtggggcggggaggTCTGACTACACTGCAGTCACGGGGCATGAGTGCAACTTGAGTTGCAACTTGCAATGTTTTAATCTAGCCTGGGTAATTACTTGCTGGGTTTGCCCAAACTGCCGTGGGTTTACTGCTCTCGCACCGGAGCTAGCTAGCTCGAATCTGTCTCATCAAGCTGCGACTAACCctactgcagtatagacataccctgggagCATGTAGGCCAAAGAAACCAAAGGAATAACGATGCAGTGAAAAATATGTCAGAACAAGAACAAATCATTGCAAAAAAAGGCAAAGCCAAGCCCAATAGCAACTGTTTGCAGTGTCAGGTAAGAGGTTAAGCAGGCAGGTAAGAGCCTTAAGAGTTTAAGCAGGACTTACGTGGTGTACCTTTCCTCTGCAGGGCTGCATTTCATTCAGCCAGCCCCGCAAAGCAGCCAAGAAACAGCTAAGATTTCCCACAGGTCTGagaacctatttttaaaaatgattattgaCCCTTTTTGCTAATACTGAAAATACTTGGACAAGTTCCATAACAGCTCTCACAGATTCCCAGGCTGTCACACCATGACCAGCCAGGCTGCCCTCCTGCAGGGTAgaaaacttccctgaaataattttaCAGTCAGCTTCCACAGCCAGTGACCATAGCCCATAACGCAGCATGCCCTCCCCTTTTCACAGACTCTTTGCTTGACAGGACAAAACAAGCTGGGAGGTGGTATGCATTCCAGCCTTCATGCATGCAGCCCCTTGAAACAGCGATCTTCACAAATAAAAACTAGGCTGTGTGGGTAATTTTTGTAATGCTGACTAGTGGAAGTTTTGTCTTTCAAAGCGAGAGAGTGGGTTTCTCCTGGACAGCATCCGACCAATACAGAGTaagcaaaaaccaaaataaaatgatTGTTACCTGGCACAGGGCCCGATCCTGATCCACTTAGTGCTGAGCACATATAACTCTGGTGGCTGGTGAacagcacctcccaggatcaggcccattagaATAGTTTGTTCTGCGCATCAAGAAACAGATCAGCAGTTATGGATGAGAGGCTGCTAGGCTAAATCCtggtccctttgaaatcaatagcaaaattcccattgacttcacgaGCACCAGGATGGTCAGGGCTGGTTACATTTAATTAGTCTGGCTATTGCATTCTTCATTCTCATTAGAAACCAATGAGATGAACCAGAAGTGATGTGCCCCGTGCTGTCTTCTTGGTGCACTGTTACCTCTGATTTGCTTTGGAAGCCCAAACATCTGGACAAGGGGAGCAAAGTGTAACCAGCAGGGTCAGGCAGtgggtctctctctccttttccaccACATCTTGGGGACTGGTGTAGGCTTGACTTGTTTTCAAGTACGAATGGTCAGAAATAAATACGCAGTACACATTCATTGAGGGGAAACCCACCATTTTAACCCTCTGTGTGCTGCAGGTTCATTTGGGTGAGGGTCTCACATCCGGAACAAGGGCCCTTTCTCCGGCATGGAAGGACTGAAACTTGCAGCTGGGGAGAACAAAGGCTGATTAGGGCTAGGACTTGAATTCATCCCAGTAGGAATATAATATAAACTCTCCATGTAGTTGCAGTCGGTGGCTTGAGTAGCTGGTGGAGCTTCGCCTTTTGGACCAGGGCTGAAGATTTCAGTAACATTTGTATTTTCTTGACCAGGCTGTTGGTTTGGCAGATCGGGGTGGACGGATGGCACagccacaggaggaggaggaaacccTGGGAATCCCGGATATGGCATGTAGGGCGGTCCATAAACCCCTGGATTCATGACCAGTGGGTTGAAAGGAGTTGGGTAAAGCCTACTATGTGATGCCAAGGGGACTGGTGGTATCAACACTTCAAGGTACTGGCCTGTCTCTGGGTCATAGAGCATTTTCAGCTGCGGCTGTCTGGGAGGTTCCATGTAGTAGCACTTCCCGCTGTCTGGATCAACGAGCATTTTCctgtgagcctggggctggggagcaaAAGACCTGGTGGGGCTAGGGGCACTTCTGCTGCCCGGTGAAACGCCATTGTTCCTCCTCAGGAAATTGGGTGAGTCGTTGACTCTGCAGTGGGGCTGGACATGGCTTGGCTGGTCATGCACGGCGTGGTCCATGGCTGTCTTGCCCTCTGGTGCTTTCGGCTGAGGAGACTCATTGCTCATTGTGCTCATGGGTGCTTCCCTGCCTGGCTGGAAGGACACGTTGGAACTGACCAAAGTGTGATGTGGATGGGAGGGCACCAAGGGCTTAGGAGCTGCTTCGGGTTTCTGGGCTTTCACAGGAATCGTTAAATAGTTGGCATTCTCAGCATGGGTGGCTGTGAAATATTGCTCGTTTCCTGCCTGCTGTCTGTTCAAGTGATCCCAATTCTCCCTCTGATCTTGGAGCTTTCCAGCTGGGGGCGATGGTGCAGCAGAAGGAACTCCTGGTAGTCTGGTTCCTTCGCTGTATTCCTTTGATCTCAAGGGGGTATTGGAATTGGCACACTCTGGAGACATGTGGGTTGCTGGCACAAACACTTGGCTATCCAATGGCCTGGGGGCATCAAACATTTTGTTCTGGGCCTTCTGCTGATGCGAACTGTTAGCAGACTGATTGTTTGCTGGCGTGTTTGTGTGGGATGTTTGGGTACTTGTCACTGTTGACTTTATGGGCTGTAGATGTCTGTAGCCTTCCTTGGTCGGTTCGGagaccttgttttcttcttttggacTGACAGAATAGTCTTGACTGTTGCGAGGTGTCAATGAGATGATCTCAGTGGATAAATGCTTCTGAAATGGCCACTCAGACTCCTTGTGACCTGGCCTGGCAGTGTTGTGATTGATGTCAGTGTGGTTCTTGGTGTCCTTAGGAGAGGCTGAAGATGGAAACAGAACAGCTTCACTTTTTTCTAGTGAGTTGCAATTAGCTTGTGTCAATGAGTCTTTCGTAGCCCTTCCATTCGAAGCTGAGTAAGTTGGAGCAGGGAAGTGGTCAGCTTGTATTCTATGTGGATGCTTGGAAAGAGAACTGTTGACCTTGATATTAAGCTGGGATTCCATCTGAGGTGCTTTCCTCGTGGCTTTGGAAGATGGTGTTACATTTAGCTCACTCCTCTCATAATGCACTTGTTTATTTTCAGGCTTTAGTTGGGGTTCTTCATTCCCAGCTACAACCTTCTTCTTGGACTGAATTTGAGTGATGTGCATTGAAGATTCACTCACTGCAGTGCATTTGCTTTCAGTAAGACTGGCAGGTCCATCCACGTGGGGCTTAGTGATGGGGTTTAAAGTGGCACTGTGTTGCAGGTCACTCGCTCTCTGATCTGGTATGGAAACCGCTGACACATCTAAGTTCAGCGGCTGCTCCCGGTTTTTTCCATGTGAATGGGTCTTTGTTTGCACATCATCTTTGCGACACACCGAGGTACAGTGTATAAACAGAGGGGAGGTTGCAGTGGACTCCTTTGTTGATAGGCTTACACTATCCCCACTGTTGGTTTCTTGGTCTATATTGAAGCTGTCTGAAGATTTAAAGCACAAGCTATAGGTGTTCTTAACTAACTTTCTGACATCCCTGGGCTGATGTATCCGCCCCTTCCCTTTATTCTCTGTCTTCTTGGCTTTCTGAGTGCATGATGCTTCAGGGGGTCTGCTTTTCTCATCATTGCGTGATCTGCAGGAAGTGGGCAAAATGAGAGCAGAATGCTTGgtgctctgcactgctgctggcctcTTCTCCTCAGCACCTCCCTCCGGAGTCAGCTGCCTGGAGACATTCAGCATCTTCTGTTGCTGCTCGGGTTTGCTATGTGGGATCAGTTTCATCTCCTGCGTTGTGGACGTGAAGATGTTCCTGGCCGGATCCCTGGGCACCACCAAGCTTTTTGGCTTGAAAGGGACCTTCTCCTCTTTCCGTGACGTGTGCTCGTTCTTGCTGATAGCTCGCTGCTTCAAACTGGGCCATGGCTTTTGTGCTTTGGAAAACGTCGGGGTGACACCCAAGCCTTTCACCTCAGCCTGCTTGGATTCAAACAGGGCACGAGCTCTCCAGtattctttcctctctctggcAACCTGCTTCCTGCTGTCACCTGAATCCCCGTTCATATCATCTGCCAAGATGGGGAGTGGCTTGGACTGGGTGGCTTCTTGAGACTTCAGTCTTTCATTCAGCTCATTGAATGTCTTTTTCAGCTTGCAGACATTTTCCCTTTGCTGCTCGTTCAGCACTACCCCTTTGGTAGGCCGCATGGCATCTGTACTTTCTTGGCTCATTGACTCAGACCTTTCACTCATTGAATGACTCTGCAGATCTTCAGCTGAACAGCTGCAGTCGGACTTGGACAGAGAACTTGACTTcccttctgtgaaatcccccacaAGGTCCGTACTTACGGAGGATGGTACAGAAGAAGTCAAGCTGCCCTGCATCGATTTCTGCTCCATTCTGATCCTCTGCTCATACTGCATTTTCTTGGCCAGCACATTTTTCACCAGGCAGGAGGCCATCCTGGTTTTGCTGTACGAGTCGTCTAATGACGCTGTTCTCATAAACTGTTTGTAGTTTATCCTGAATTCATCGCTGATGGTCCTGCCCTTCAAGCAGGGGTTGTTCCTGGGTGCTGCAAAGGGCTGATGAGCAGTGcagtcccctgctctgaggaAACTCATCTGATTCCTGTCTCTCTGCTTTAGCTGGATCTGCCTCTTGGGCACGGTCCTCTTTTTGGAGTGGCCCTTTTTGCCGTCGGCACTTTCCAAAGCCACATCAACACACTTGAGCGGGTCCTTCCCGAATGAGTAACTGGGCGGATCTTTTTCTGGGACTTGGCTGCCAGCAGGGAATTGTCTGCTGCCCTTTGCCTGGCTGACCACCTCTGCTTTTCTCAGCTCATTACGTGTTGACCACCTGTTCATTCCATTACTGTCTTCTGACAAGGAATTGGACAAGCTAGATGATGTCCTGTTACTAGAACTGTACATATGTAGGGAACCACCGTGAGGGCACGAGAGGCTCCGGAACGACAGAGCAGTGAGCTTCTGAACTTCATTATCAGCCTCTTCGGAGTCGCTCCCAGCGCTGGAGTTCTCAGCGCAATACTGGGGGTAGGAGGCCTTGCTAATCACAGGAGCTCTGCTGCCCTTCGTATTGCGCGCTTTGAGGAACATCTCCCTGGGTTTCGGTGCATTGAATCGTAAAGGTGGATCCAAATATTTAGACCCACCGCCTCCAGGCTGCAGCTCTCTTGTGGCTAGACCCATCCTGCTGCTGTACCCTGGAGCAGAGCTATTCTTAGCAGGGCCTGTGATTGACATCTGAACCTGTTGCTTCTCCTTGGCACTGAGGTAGCCTCTGTATCTGCAAACTTGATTGCTTGTGGcacactccctgcctgcctgggggCTCAAGGTCCTCTCAGCTGTGGCTGTTAAACTCCCCCCTGAAGCCCGGCTTCTATTTAAAGCTGAATGAGCTACggctgcagaggcagcagcacaAATATCACCAGCATCTTTGCTGTTCTTATCAGGCAGCTCCCATGTGGCTTTGTCAAAATCGTTTAGCGTCCCATGTAGTTGCCCCGCTGTGTCCTCAGAAGCGCTTGGCCAGAACCCTTTCACGCCAGCCGGGCTCCGTTCAGGAAGGCTCACCGGTGCAGTTTTGTTCTTGCAATGCAGGTCGCTTTCATCATCTGGGTCACCATCAGGTGGCTGGGTTAACAGAGCGTCCCCTTCGTCTTCCAGAGACTCCGTGCAGTCCTTAAAACTCTCAGCCCCCTCTGAGCACAGAGCAGTGTGGTAAGAGGAGACAGAGGAGTCCGATGTGTCCTTTAGGGGGTCTCCTGGGGACTGGCTAGGTGTGTGGCTGTTCTTTTCTGAAGCAGCTTCTTTGCATTCAGAGTCACTGAAGGTCCCCTCCCCACTTAATCCATCAGGCTCAGGgggctgccccagcctagagAACTGGACAGTATTTCTTTTCACTGCAGGGATCATTTTTTATTCCCTGCAGCACATGCTAGGTTCAGAGGAGTCCATTTGAAAATGCAACTCAGGCACCTCTTTATATTTGTTGGAGCTGGTGCTATTTCCCCTGGGACTTGAGAACCTGATCTTCTCCGGGGGCGCATTTTCCATCCCCACCGTTTGATACGGTCATAATAAAGAGCAAAACCTGTTATAGGTTGCCAGCCTAggaaaggagaaacaaacagataTCATATGCTAGCAGCACAACTGACAATAACTGCCCAGAGCCAAGGTATcagtgatttatttttgttttcaagcaAGGCAACGGAATGAAAAGTTCAGCTCGACAGTATGTATTCAGGAAGCCGTTCCGAAATGCAGCCAGCTATACACTATGCTCTGAGAAACAGCTGTGAGATGCAGTCCTAACAAAATACCCGCATGGTTCTCATGCACGGACTGCTCAGCTGGGGAGGTGCTGTGAGAGGCAGCACCCTTTCCATAATCTAACAGGTCTCTGCCTAGATTGCCCCTTTCATGTACGGCGATTTAGTAGCCGCCCTCCCAAAAAATGGCCAGGATGCTGAGAACAATACTAAACATCCCTGAATAAATCAGAGATAAAGATCATAATATTATAGAAATGCAGGGCTTgaagggactttgagaagtcGTCTgggccagccccctgcactgaggcaggacccagtaaagctagaccatccttgacagatgtttgtccaacctgttcttaaagacctccagtgatggggattcgcaacctcccttggaagcctattccagagctacACTAGCCTTCTggttagtttttcctaatatctaacctaaatctcccctgctgcagatcaagcccattacttcttgtcctaccttcagtggacatggagaaccattgatcaccgtcctctttagaacagcccgtagcatatctgaagactgttatctggTCATCCCTTCTCTCAGTCTTCGTTTCTCAAGACTGAACACGCCCAGGTTTTTTGTGTTACAAACAAGCATTCACAAAAAAGTTCCCTTTATTATGAGTATTAGATACTCAGGTCCAAGCGGtttggatgcccaattcccattaaaattaacaaGAACCAGGCATCTCTCAACCCCCCTAGACTGTTCGGAAAGTCTTAGCCTCAAAATTCATTCTGTAACAACACAAGCCCCTTAAAGCTGGATCATTTCCAGCTGTACTTTTCACgtaaattattaaaatgttttattagtGAAAAAATCCGAGCCCTGTTGGGCAGCTCTTGTGCCGTATAATATCACTGCagggtgaaattttccaaagcacctaagtgacttagattCATAcccagattttaaagccagaagggaccgttgtgatcacctcatctgacctcctgcaaaacacaggccatagaacttcccagaATTAATTACTTTTCAAATCCAGTAGCTGTGGCTGATCTAGAGCATATTTTGAAGTATTGAGGGCTGTATGGGAATttcaagctatcactttaagacTGTGGAGGGCTTGTTAGTCCTGCTGGCAGGCTAGGGGGCTTGGTAAGGAAGCCTCAAAGTGTACATTCAGAGTCAGTCTGAAAAGGTCCAGTTTAAAgaaaggtggggtgagttgtgcctctcgcTGCCTTAcagagcagcctgttttctctctcttgggATCATGGTACTCATTCTGGATTTTAAGACAGAAAGTAGTGGTATGTTGCAAGCTTCCAGCAAGAGTATGCATATTTTTTATCTAATTTCTCAGTATGTGTGCCATGAACATAACACACagcttttagagaaacatccagtcttgattgaaagatttctagtgatggagaatccaccacaactctctccagaggacttaggcacctaggtgcagatttttaaaggggtttagatgcctaactcccattgagaaTTAGGggcctaaaaacctttgaggacCTGACTGTTAGGTGCCAAAGTGCAATTGACTTTTAATGAGATTTAGCCCTTGAAGGCACAAGGTGCTTTTGAAGAAACCTGAATGTAATTATAATACTAATGATGGTTAATCACAGATAAGCACTTTCATTAATCAACAGGCTGGGTTTCATTTTTGCCTTTCAAAAGAACTCCCAGTAGGGGAAAGACCCTCTCACAAGCAAGCAGTGCCATTAGCTTTTATCGTTTTCCTCCAGGCAAATTGATTttactggaaaaaagaaaaggagtacttgtggcaccttagagactaaccaatttatttgagcatgagctttcgtgagctacagctcacttcatcagatactgcAGTTTCTGATGCACTTCATCAgatactgcagtttccacggtatgtatctgatgaagtgagctgtagctcacgaaagctcatgctcaaataaattggttagtctctaaggtgccacaagtactccttttctttttgcgaatacagactaacacggctgttactctgaaacctgattttacTGGGCGTCAGCACCTTCACAGGCATGTCCTCCTCATGCTAATCTGTAGCCCCAGGGTTCCCCAGTGCATATTTATTTTGCTACTATCATTGTGGGATTGCACTCAAAACTGCAAAGACAGTGAAGAAAGCAATTTCAGTGTGAACGGTTGTTATTGATTAATAAGAATGTATTTATACAGCTCAGGGTTACAGAGATCTGGCCTTGGCCTGCCAAACTTCACTCGGGCAAGTAGCGGTTGCTCATGCAGGCAGGCCCTTTGGAGTGACTGGATTGTGTGAAAGGATTACTCGTCTGAGGAGGGATTTTTTAGGCTCAAGCCAGAGGCAAAATTTACAGCAAGTAGAAACGGGCCCTGTGCTGGGAATGTGACAGATCCCTTTACACACAGCAGTTCAgaaccagcttctcagggagggCCTTGATGGCATTTTAGAATTACAGATGCTTGGCAAACTGGCCCGCCAGGATCACTGACTCAGTGTCTGGAGACAAAGAATGCagctgttgggaacactggggcatggccactaggtaactcgaggggatggaagaccacgagtgtcgatgaagccccctcgcgctaggccccggtgtccttggcccccctcctgcctggaggcactcgcagcagctctgcgtgctaggcccaagtgtccttggcccccccgcctggaggcacacacagcagttatgctgagaatctgcaacagtatgttgcagagtcagactgcctgaaactaagcaaggccaaacaggggagatatggaagaacaatgctgaataaagcagctttatgtatagtttaacaaatgatacagagaatcagggaactagctgggaactggattggctggctatatggatacttgtagcagcttactattggataagtatgctgggaaaaaggatgtataaaagcctgtgtaacttcctgctttgttgtacaggatttgagattcaaatctccctgtacctttttgaagcttcaaataaactttttttgcttctccaccccgttgtgattattgggtgcagcacaccgggtaacgaaccaactcaagctgttgttcagcctctcggcactgggtgccggcaacacagCTATCGATTGTATATGGAGGGAATGTTTCATCTGGAAAGGAGATATTTACTCAACACATCTGGATTAGCTCATACCCATGACCTTCCCCAACTGCTCAGGCCCAGACCCTTCCTGGCCCTACAGGGTCTGGATTGAGGGCAGGATCCAAGGAGATCCCGAGTGAGGGCCAGGTAGAATTACACTCCCTGAGTGCAGGCCTGAGCCCAAAGGGGTGGGGATACCTGGAGAAGAGATGGTGCCAGGGCTCTGTCTCCCATCCCCCACTATTTTGTGTAGCAGTGGGCACACTGGCTGTGTGCAGGGGCATTCTTCTTACTTGAGGCAAAACGCCTCTCACTCCGCGCTTAGAAAAAATAACAATTATTtgtcatgggaaattttgaaaatttttcattacaatagttttttttaaacgagTGAAAGTTTTGTTGGGTTCCCAACAAAAAACGGGAACCCCCTGCCTCCCAAATGTGCGGTTTTTGATACACAATTTTCAATAAAACatgttcagttttcaaaaacaaaaatgaga
This window of the Eretmochelys imbricata isolate rEreImb1 chromosome 8, rEreImb1.hap1, whole genome shotgun sequence genome carries:
- the PROB1 gene encoding proline-rich basic protein 1 — its product is MIPAVKRNTVQFSRLGQPPEPDGLSGEGTFSDSECKEAASEKNSHTPSQSPGDPLKDTSDSSVSSYHTALCSEGAESFKDCTESLEDEGDALLTQPPDGDPDDESDLHCKNKTAPVSLPERSPAGVKGFWPSASEDTAGQLHGTLNDFDKATWELPDKNSKDAGDICAAASAAVAHSALNRSRASGGSLTATAERTLSPQAGRECATSNQVCRYRGYLSAKEKQQVQMSITGPAKNSSAPGYSSRMGLATRELQPGGGGSKYLDPPLRFNAPKPREMFLKARNTKGSRAPVISKASYPQYCAENSSAGSDSEEADNEVQKLTALSFRSLSCPHGGSLHMYSSSNRTSSSLSNSLSEDSNGMNRWSTRNELRKAEVVSQAKGSRQFPAGSQVPEKDPPSYSFGKDPLKCVDVALESADGKKGHSKKRTVPKRQIQLKQRDRNQMSFLRAGDCTAHQPFAAPRNNPCLKGRTISDEFRINYKQFMRTASLDDSYSKTRMASCLVKNVLAKKMQYEQRIRMEQKSMQGSLTSSVPSSVSTDLVGDFTEGKSSSLSKSDCSCSAEDLQSHSMSERSESMSQESTDAMRPTKGVVLNEQQRENVCKLKKTFNELNERLKSQEATQSKPLPILADDMNGDSGDSRKQVARERKEYWRARALFESKQAEVKGLGVTPTFSKAQKPWPSLKQRAISKNEHTSRKEEKVPFKPKSLVVPRDPARNIFTSTTQEMKLIPHSKPEQQQKMLNVSRQLTPEGGAEEKRPAAVQSTKHSALILPTSCRSRNDEKSRPPEASCTQKAKKTENKGKGRIHQPRDVRKLVKNTYSLCFKSSDSFNIDQETNSGDSVSLSTKESTATSPLFIHCTSVCRKDDVQTKTHSHGKNREQPLNLDVSAVSIPDQRASDLQHSATLNPITKPHVDGPASLTESKCTAVSESSMHITQIQSKKKVVAGNEEPQLKPENKQVHYERSELNVTPSSKATRKAPQMESQLNIKVNSSLSKHPHRIQADHFPAPTYSASNGRATKDSLTQANCNSLEKSEAVLFPSSASPKDTKNHTDINHNTARPGHKESEWPFQKHLSTEIISLTPRNSQDYSVSPKEENKVSEPTKEGYRHLQPIKSTVTSTQTSHTNTPANNQSANSSHQQKAQNKMFDAPRPLDSQVFVPATHMSPECANSNTPLRSKEYSEGTRLPGVPSAAPSPPAGKLQDQRENWDHLNRQQAGNEQYFTATHAENANYLTIPVKAQKPEAAPKPLVPSHPHHTLVSSNVSFQPGREAPMSTMSNESPQPKAPEGKTAMDHAVHDQPSHVQPHCRVNDSPNFLRRNNGVSPGSRSAPSPTRSFAPQPQAHRKMLVDPDSGKCYYMEPPRQPQLKMLYDPETGQYLEVLIPPVPLASHSRLYPTPFNPLVMNPGVYGPPYMPYPGFPGFPPPPVAVPSVHPDLPNQQPGQENTNVTEIFSPGPKGEAPPATQATDCNYMESLYYIPTGMNSSPSPNQPLFSPAASFSPSMPEKGPLFRM